The proteins below are encoded in one region of bacterium:
- a CDS encoding N-acetylmuramoyl-L-alanine amidase: MARTGGGWRWVWVLAAVLLVCVAGYGEDVIAVTDSAGQPAGSLPLQMRGSEALIPLRTLARLADWRVLQSESLCTVSLRGAEVAFRTDNPFAKVNGRYVQMRIAPETWDGSLWLPALNLDALFGPDVRLMNNGLTLMVASLSVTVAKPRDGAERWALHTIIVDPGHGGKDPGAPGPPGWHEKSITLDIARRLTALIEKKGLTARLTRSKDEFVSLQDRTHYANSMHGDLFLSIHCNSNRDKSVHGVEAYCLKPARTARAVEVAVRENSVVKLEDTGAEYRDLTQENYILLSMATSQNLKDSETWAAQATAQTATRCKLASRGVDQAGFYVLMGAQMPAVLVECGYLSSASDAKILISEQGRQAIAEALLNSILDMKTKLETAASR, translated from the coding sequence ATGGCAAGAACAGGCGGCGGTTGGCGGTGGGTGTGGGTGCTGGCGGCGGTGCTGCTGGTGTGCGTGGCGGGTTATGGCGAAGACGTCATCGCCGTTACCGACAGCGCAGGACAGCCCGCAGGCAGTCTGCCGCTCCAAATGCGCGGAAGTGAAGCGCTGATTCCGTTGCGGACTCTGGCGCGACTGGCGGACTGGAGGGTTCTCCAGTCGGAAAGTCTGTGCACGGTGTCTCTGCGCGGGGCCGAAGTTGCCTTCCGAACGGACAACCCCTTTGCCAAAGTAAATGGCCGCTATGTTCAGATGCGGATTGCGCCCGAGACTTGGGATGGCTCCCTGTGGCTTCCGGCATTAAACCTTGATGCTCTTTTCGGCCCGGATGTGCGCCTGATGAACAACGGGCTTACGCTGATGGTGGCATCCCTGTCGGTAACCGTGGCTAAGCCGCGCGACGGTGCGGAACGCTGGGCCCTGCATACGATCATTGTCGATCCGGGTCATGGCGGCAAAGATCCGGGCGCTCCGGGACCTCCGGGCTGGCACGAAAAGTCCATCACGCTCGACATCGCGCGGCGGCTGACGGCTCTGATCGAGAAGAAAGGGCTGACGGCGAGGTTGACGCGGTCGAAAGATGAATTTGTCTCTTTGCAGGACCGTACACATTACGCGAACTCGATGCATGGCGACCTGTTTCTCTCGATCCACTGCAACAGCAACCGTGACAAGAGCGTCCACGGAGTCGAGGCCTATTGCCTGAAGCCTGCCCGTACGGCGCGAGCGGTGGAAGTGGCTGTGCGCGAGAACAGCGTGGTGAAGCTCGAAGATACCGGCGCGGAGTATCGCGACCTGACGCAGGAGAATTACATCCTGCTCAGTATGGCAACGAGTCAGAACCTGAAAGACAGCGAAACGTGGGCAGCGCAGGCGACGGCGCAGACGGCGACACGATGCAAACTGGCCTCACGCGGCGTGGATCAGGCGGGATTCTATGTACTGATGGGGGCGCAGATGCCGGCGGTGCTGGTGGAGTGCGGCTACCTGTCGAGTGCTTCGGATGCCAAAATACTGATTTCGGAGCAGGGGCGGCAGGCGATTGCCGAGGCGCTTCTGAATTCGATCCTCGATATGAAAACAAAACTGGAGACGGCGGCTTCCCGATGA
- a CDS encoding glycosyltransferase family 2 protein encodes MANEARAGIIVLNWNGLEDTRACLQSLFALEGPPPRIYVVDNGSTDGSVDVLRREFGERIILIANASNLLYAGGNNVGIERALQDGCTHLLLLNNDTIVDPAMLRELMTVSDGRGDSILCPKILYAKEPTKLWYAGGNLSLSRARAGHRGIRETDHGQYDRIEETDWATGCALFGTRRVFETVGLLDESFQLYSEDLDYCLRARSAGFPIVYVPAARVWHKVSAAIGGNLSRQKLVRKWNSLRRLMRKHVPNPVTRYAALSDYVVTETIRVLWSGLRGKLN; translated from the coding sequence ATGGCAAACGAAGCACGTGCCGGAATCATCGTACTGAACTGGAATGGACTGGAAGACACCCGAGCGTGTCTTCAGAGTCTGTTCGCCTTGGAAGGGCCGCCACCGCGTATCTATGTGGTGGACAATGGCTCCACCGATGGCAGCGTGGACGTGTTGCGCCGTGAGTTCGGCGAACGGATTATCCTGATCGCCAACGCGAGCAATCTGCTGTATGCCGGGGGAAACAATGTCGGCATCGAGCGTGCGTTGCAGGATGGCTGCACCCATCTGCTGCTCCTGAACAACGACACCATCGTCGATCCGGCCATGCTCCGCGAGTTGATGACGGTGTCAGATGGGCGAGGCGATTCGATTCTGTGCCCGAAAATTTTGTACGCCAAAGAGCCGACGAAGCTCTGGTATGCGGGCGGAAATCTTTCGCTTTCGCGGGCGCGGGCGGGCCATCGCGGCATCCGGGAGACGGATCACGGCCAGTATGACCGGATCGAGGAGACGGATTGGGCTACGGGTTGCGCGCTGTTCGGTACGCGCCGGGTGTTCGAGACGGTGGGGCTGCTCGACGAGAGCTTTCAGTTGTACAGCGAGGATCTGGATTACTGTCTGAGAGCGCGGTCGGCAGGATTCCCGATTGTGTATGTCCCTGCAGCACGGGTTTGGCATAAGGTGTCGGCGGCAATCGGCGGGAATCTGTCGCGGCAGAAACTGGTGCGAAAGTGGAACAGCCTGCGGCGGCTGATGCGCAAACATGTTCCCAATCCGGTGACGCGGTACGCGGCGCTGAGCGATTATGTGGTGACGGAGACGATTCGGGTGCTGTGGTCGGGGCTGAGAGGCAAATTGAATTGA
- the murI gene encoding glutamate racemase, with product MTPESVSRPIAIFDSGLGGLTVAAEIHRRLPSENLLFLADRARVPYAALSISLIARFASECFDFLLSHDPKALVVACNTVSSVSLEETIARSPVPVIGVIEPTAQAAADATKSGRIGVLATKATVRRRAYEKTLERMRAGLHVVANGAPLLVPLVEEGWTEGQIPRQIVEHYLVPAREANVDTLVLGCTHYEYFQGMFKDILGDGVEIINTPRVTAVELEKILAARGELQSSDKPGTVTIYSTDINDALERVVSDLFPTEAFPNQITIHSAQVPPHRRAIP from the coding sequence ATGACTCCCGAATCTGTTTCGCGGCCCATTGCCATTTTCGATTCCGGTCTTGGCGGACTGACCGTGGCGGCAGAAATTCATCGCCGCCTTCCGTCCGAAAATCTGCTGTTTCTGGCAGACCGCGCGCGAGTGCCCTACGCGGCGCTCAGTATTTCGCTCATCGCGCGCTTCGCCTCGGAGTGTTTCGACTTCCTGCTGTCTCACGATCCCAAGGCTCTGGTGGTTGCCTGCAACACGGTCTCATCGGTGAGTCTGGAGGAGACCATTGCCCGCAGTCCGGTGCCGGTGATCGGAGTCATTGAACCGACGGCCCAAGCTGCGGCGGACGCCACGAAGTCCGGCAGAATCGGCGTGCTGGCGACCAAGGCTACCGTGCGCCGCCGCGCCTATGAGAAGACACTGGAGAGAATGCGCGCGGGATTGCACGTGGTGGCCAACGGCGCGCCCCTGCTGGTGCCGCTGGTGGAGGAAGGGTGGACCGAGGGCCAGATTCCCCGGCAGATTGTGGAGCATTACCTCGTGCCGGCGCGCGAAGCCAACGTGGATACGCTGGTGCTGGGATGCACCCACTACGAATATTTTCAGGGGATGTTCAAGGACATTCTCGGGGATGGGGTAGAGATTATCAATACGCCGCGCGTGACGGCGGTGGAATTGGAAAAAATTCTGGCGGCGCGGGGCGAGTTGCAGTCTTCGGACAAGCCGGGCACCGTCACGATCTATTCGACCGACATCAACGATGCGCTGGAGCGCGTGGTGTCGGATCTGTTTCCGACCGAAGCGTTCCCCAACCAGATTACTATTCATTCCGCACAGGTTCCGCCTCATCGCCGCGCCATCCCGTAG
- the lexA gene encoding transcriptional repressor LexA: MSEQLTEKQKKALAFIQSEIRAKGRPPTLREIGAEISITSTNGVRYLLEILERKGFLVRSPMLSRGIELTPRAAVAYPFEETIEVPIVGRVAAGIPFLASENLEGHIRVDRTVASADDTFALRVRGDSMKDAGILEGDVIFAKPQSTADAGDIVVALLGDEATVKFFRPQNERICLEPANRYYSPIVIEKGTPGFRILGRVIGLMRKL, encoded by the coding sequence ATGTCGGAACAGCTTACTGAAAAACAGAAGAAAGCACTTGCTTTTATTCAATCGGAAATACGCGCTAAGGGCCGTCCACCGACATTGCGTGAGATTGGTGCGGAAATTAGCATTACCTCTACAAATGGTGTCCGCTATCTGCTGGAGATTTTAGAGCGCAAGGGTTTTCTGGTTCGGAGTCCGATGCTTTCCCGCGGAATCGAACTGACCCCTCGAGCTGCGGTGGCTTATCCTTTTGAAGAAACTATAGAAGTCCCGATTGTTGGGCGCGTGGCGGCGGGCATTCCCTTTTTGGCGTCTGAGAATCTGGAAGGGCATATCCGCGTGGACCGGACAGTGGCTTCGGCAGATGATACCTTTGCGCTGCGTGTGCGGGGAGATTCGATGAAAGATGCGGGTATTCTGGAAGGGGACGTGATTTTTGCCAAGCCGCAGAGTACGGCGGACGCGGGAGACATCGTGGTGGCCCTTCTGGGCGACGAGGCAACCGTGAAGTTCTTCCGGCCGCAGAATGAGAGGATTTGCCTGGAGCCTGCCAACCGCTATTATTCACCGATTGTAATCGAGAAGGGGACCCCGGGATTCCGGATCCTTGGACGGGTGATCGGTCTGATGCGCAAGCTATAG
- a CDS encoding DUF4835 family protein, which produces MKWIRFTPFLLFCALLVSALQTRPAAAQLVVPEVVVNTERLPQEARDKLSHVDSLLTEYLKAQPWAGDNDQYDFPIQINIFFTDYTPDPQEDKYKAKLIATNKADVRFEDVRWEFGLKQPIAFHPNRFEPFKSVVEFYVWMLLGTEFDKLEKLGGQTYYDKAKQIYLESSSSLYYFGWDKRIDLLRTQTDDRNKTSREFNYYYYSAIYYDDDKNYENSAAYLYYAILKMDKLPFDFQQKFLESNRRELAEAVGRCRPKATNPDKVKSDMAKALIQIDPGHKEVYEGIAPAVGTK; this is translated from the coding sequence ATGAAGTGGATACGTTTTACCCCTTTCCTGCTCTTCTGCGCGCTGCTTGTCAGTGCTTTGCAAACTCGTCCGGCTGCGGCTCAGCTCGTGGTCCCGGAAGTCGTTGTGAACACCGAGCGTTTGCCACAGGAAGCCCGCGACAAACTGAGTCACGTCGATTCTCTGCTCACCGAGTATCTGAAAGCCCAGCCCTGGGCCGGCGACAATGACCAGTATGATTTCCCCATCCAGATCAACATCTTCTTTACGGATTACACCCCTGATCCGCAGGAAGACAAGTACAAGGCCAAGCTGATCGCCACCAACAAGGCGGACGTCCGCTTTGAAGACGTGCGCTGGGAGTTCGGCTTGAAACAGCCCATAGCCTTCCACCCCAATCGCTTCGAGCCCTTCAAAAGCGTGGTGGAGTTCTATGTCTGGATGTTACTGGGAACGGAATTCGACAAGTTGGAGAAATTAGGCGGGCAAACTTACTACGATAAAGCGAAGCAGATCTACCTCGAAAGCTCGAGTTCGCTTTATTATTTCGGATGGGACAAACGGATAGATCTTCTGCGGACGCAAACCGACGACAGGAACAAGACGTCCCGGGAATTCAACTACTACTACTATTCCGCCATCTATTACGATGACGACAAGAACTACGAGAACTCGGCGGCCTATTTGTATTATGCCATCCTGAAGATGGACAAACTGCCGTTCGATTTCCAGCAGAAATTCCTTGAGTCCAACCGCCGCGAGTTGGCAGAGGCGGTTGGCCGCTGCCGCCCGAAGGCGACAAATCCCGATAAGGTCAAATCGGACATGGCCAAGGCGCTGATACAGATAGATCCGGGACACAAGGAAGTCTATGAGGGAATCGCGCCTGCCGTCGGGACTAAGTGA
- the dtd gene encoding D-aminoacyl-tRNA deacylase gives MKLVLQRVSSAQVVVEGQVVGSIGQGVLVLLGVEGKDGPAEMEWGAKKVSELRIFQDEQDKMNLSLAEIHGEALVVSQFTLLGDAQKGRRPSFTAAAPPEQARPLYELFVNALRTQGIRTATGVFAAKMSVSLVNEGPVTILLSR, from the coding sequence TTGAAGCTGGTTTTGCAGCGCGTGTCCAGTGCGCAGGTCGTGGTCGAAGGGCAGGTGGTCGGCAGCATCGGGCAGGGAGTGCTGGTTCTGCTGGGAGTGGAAGGGAAAGATGGCCCGGCGGAAATGGAGTGGGGCGCGAAGAAGGTTTCGGAACTGCGTATCTTTCAGGATGAGCAGGACAAAATGAATCTCAGTCTGGCGGAGATCCACGGCGAAGCGCTGGTGGTCAGCCAGTTTACGTTGCTCGGTGATGCCCAGAAAGGGCGCCGGCCCAGTTTTACGGCGGCGGCGCCGCCCGAGCAGGCGAGGCCACTGTATGAATTGTTTGTTAATGCCCTGCGAACGCAGGGAATTCGGACGGCGACAGGAGTTTTTGCGGCGAAGATGTCTGTTTCTCTTGTGAATGAAGGGCCGGTAACGATCCTTCTTTCACGGTAG